The Vulpes lagopus strain Blue_001 chromosome 14, ASM1834538v1, whole genome shotgun sequence genome window below encodes:
- the RAB36 gene encoding ras-related protein Rab-36 isoform X1, translating into MVIAATGPARPGRAAPGAFATPAGHPGRMRSSLTSLGPPVSRDRIITSFPKWYTPDACLQLKEHFHGQVSTTCQRRNTGTVGLRLSKVVVVGDLYVGKTSLIHRFCKNVFDRDYKATIGVDFEIERFEIAGIPYSLQIWDTAGQEKFKCIASAYYRGAQVIITAFDLTDVQTLEHTRQWLEDALRENEPGSCFVFLVGTKKDLLSGAACKQAEVEAVRLANEMQAEYWSVSAKTGENVKAFFSRVAALAFEQSVLQDLERRSSARAQVGDGDLIRKGLENKKLCVPASQDLCGGLLDSLEDIGGPPESGKLLIDTPPSCTSRTGRHNPGMPSLVPTLSLPSGCSSMGALTTRTCPWLGAHSSPPIPSHKQVGTSGHILPASHKWRAFCQQLFWSVPRTVQYPITVLGTLWVPAAYSLAGSNC; encoded by the exons ATGGTGATCGCGGCCACCGGCCCCGCCAGACCAGGTCGCGCAGCTCCTGGAGCCTTTGCAACTCCCGCGG GACACCCTGGAAGGATGAGGTCTTCGCTGACGTCTTTGGGGCCACCTGTGAGCCGGGACCGCATCATCACCAGCTTCCCTAAG TGGTACACCCCTGACGCCTGCCTGCAGCTCAAGGAGCACTTCCATGGGCAGGTCAGCACCACCTGCCAGCGCAGGAACACAGGGACTGTGGG GCTCCGACTCTCCAAGGTGGTTGTCGTTGGCGATCTCTACGTGGGCAAGACCAGCCTCATCCACAG GTTTTGCAAGAATGTCTTTGACCGTGACTACAAGGCCACCATCGGGGTGGACTTTGAAATCGAGCGCTTCGAGATCGCTGGGATTCCCTACAGCCTGCAGAT CTGGGACACCGCAGGGCAGGAGAAGTTCAAGTGCATCGCATCTGCCTACTACCGGGGTGCCCAGG TGATCATCACAGCCTTCGACCTCACTGACGTGCAGACTCTGGAGCACACCAG GCAGTGGCTGGAGGATGCACTCAGGGAGAACGAGCCGGGCTCCTGCTTCGTGTTCCTCGTTGGAACAAAGAAGGACCTTCTG TCAGGGGCTGCATGTAAGCAGGCAGAGGTGGAGGCTGTGCGCCTGGCCAACGAGATGCAGGCCGAGTACTGGTCGGTGTCAGCGAAGACAG GGGAGAACGTGAAGGCATTCTTCAGCCGTGTAGCTGCCCTGGCATTCGAGCAGTCGGTTCTGCAAGACTTGGAGAGGAGGAGCAGCGCCCGGGCCCAGGTCGGCGACGGAGACCTCATCC GAAAGGGCCTGGAGAACAAGAAACTCTGCGTGCCTGCCTCTCAGGACCTTTGTGGTGGCCTCCTTGACTCTTTGGAGGACATCGGAGGCCCTCCGGAGTCTGGCAAGCTCCTCATCGACACCCCTCCATCCTGCACATCCAGGACAGGCAGGCACAACCCAGGCATGCCCTCCCTagtgcccactctctctctgccctcaggTTGCTCTTCTATGGGGGCTTTAACTACCCgcacctgcccctggctgggtgcccactcctccccacccatcCCATCCCACAAGCAGGTGGGCACATCTGGGCATATCCTGCCTGCTTCTCATAAATGGCGAGCATTTTGCCAACAGCTGTTCTGGTCAGTGCCCCGAACAGTACAGTACCCCATAACGGTGTTGGGCACACTGTGGGTGCCCGCTGCATATTCACTGGCTGGCAGCAATTGCTAA
- the RAB36 gene encoding ras-related protein Rab-36 isoform X2, translating to MVIAATGPARPGRAAPGAFATPAGHPGRMRSSLTSLGPPVSRDRIITSFPKWYTPDACLQLKEHFHGQVSTTCQRRNTGTVGLRLSKVVVVGDLYVGKTSLIHRFCKNVFDRDYKATIGVDFEIERFEIAGIPYSLQIWDTAGQEKFKCIASAYYRGAQVIITAFDLTDVQTLEHTRQWLEDALRENEPGSCFVFLVGTKKDLLSGAACKQAEVEAVRLANEMQAEYWSVSAKTGKGLENKKLCVPASQDLCGGLLDSLEDIGGPPESGKLLIDTPPSCTSRTGRHNPGMPSLVPTLSLPSGCSSMGALTTRTCPWLGAHSSPPIPSHKQVGTSGHILPASHKWRAFCQQLFWSVPRTVQYPITVLGTLWVPAAYSLAGSNC from the exons ATGGTGATCGCGGCCACCGGCCCCGCCAGACCAGGTCGCGCAGCTCCTGGAGCCTTTGCAACTCCCGCGG GACACCCTGGAAGGATGAGGTCTTCGCTGACGTCTTTGGGGCCACCTGTGAGCCGGGACCGCATCATCACCAGCTTCCCTAAG TGGTACACCCCTGACGCCTGCCTGCAGCTCAAGGAGCACTTCCATGGGCAGGTCAGCACCACCTGCCAGCGCAGGAACACAGGGACTGTGGG GCTCCGACTCTCCAAGGTGGTTGTCGTTGGCGATCTCTACGTGGGCAAGACCAGCCTCATCCACAG GTTTTGCAAGAATGTCTTTGACCGTGACTACAAGGCCACCATCGGGGTGGACTTTGAAATCGAGCGCTTCGAGATCGCTGGGATTCCCTACAGCCTGCAGAT CTGGGACACCGCAGGGCAGGAGAAGTTCAAGTGCATCGCATCTGCCTACTACCGGGGTGCCCAGG TGATCATCACAGCCTTCGACCTCACTGACGTGCAGACTCTGGAGCACACCAG GCAGTGGCTGGAGGATGCACTCAGGGAGAACGAGCCGGGCTCCTGCTTCGTGTTCCTCGTTGGAACAAAGAAGGACCTTCTG TCAGGGGCTGCATGTAAGCAGGCAGAGGTGGAGGCTGTGCGCCTGGCCAACGAGATGCAGGCCGAGTACTGGTCGGTGTCAGCGAAGACAG GAAAGGGCCTGGAGAACAAGAAACTCTGCGTGCCTGCCTCTCAGGACCTTTGTGGTGGCCTCCTTGACTCTTTGGAGGACATCGGAGGCCCTCCGGAGTCTGGCAAGCTCCTCATCGACACCCCTCCATCCTGCACATCCAGGACAGGCAGGCACAACCCAGGCATGCCCTCCCTagtgcccactctctctctgccctcaggTTGCTCTTCTATGGGGGCTTTAACTACCCgcacctgcccctggctgggtgcccactcctccccacccatcCCATCCCACAAGCAGGTGGGCACATCTGGGCATATCCTGCCTGCTTCTCATAAATGGCGAGCATTTTGCCAACAGCTGTTCTGGTCAGTGCCCCGAACAGTACAGTACCCCATAACGGTGTTGGGCACACTGTGGGTGCCCGCTGCATATTCACTGGCTGGCAGCAATTGCTAA
- the RAB36 gene encoding ras-related protein Rab-36 isoform X3, with translation MVIAATGPARPGRAAPGAFATPAGHPGRMRSSLTSLGPPVSRDRIITSFPKWYTPDACLQLKEHFHGQVSTTCQRRNTGTVGLRLSKVVVVGDLYVGKTSLIHRFCKNVFDRDYKATIGVDFEIERFEIAGIPYSLQIWDTAGQEKFKCIASAYYRGAQVIITAFDLTDVQTLEHTRQWLEDALRENEPGSCFVFLVGTKKDLLSGAACKQAEVEAVRLANEMQAEYWSVSAKTGENVKAFFSRVAALAFEQSVLQDLERRSSARAQERAWRTRNSACLPLRTFVVASLTLWRTSEALRSLASSSSTPLHPAHPGQAGTTQACPP, from the exons ATGGTGATCGCGGCCACCGGCCCCGCCAGACCAGGTCGCGCAGCTCCTGGAGCCTTTGCAACTCCCGCGG GACACCCTGGAAGGATGAGGTCTTCGCTGACGTCTTTGGGGCCACCTGTGAGCCGGGACCGCATCATCACCAGCTTCCCTAAG TGGTACACCCCTGACGCCTGCCTGCAGCTCAAGGAGCACTTCCATGGGCAGGTCAGCACCACCTGCCAGCGCAGGAACACAGGGACTGTGGG GCTCCGACTCTCCAAGGTGGTTGTCGTTGGCGATCTCTACGTGGGCAAGACCAGCCTCATCCACAG GTTTTGCAAGAATGTCTTTGACCGTGACTACAAGGCCACCATCGGGGTGGACTTTGAAATCGAGCGCTTCGAGATCGCTGGGATTCCCTACAGCCTGCAGAT CTGGGACACCGCAGGGCAGGAGAAGTTCAAGTGCATCGCATCTGCCTACTACCGGGGTGCCCAGG TGATCATCACAGCCTTCGACCTCACTGACGTGCAGACTCTGGAGCACACCAG GCAGTGGCTGGAGGATGCACTCAGGGAGAACGAGCCGGGCTCCTGCTTCGTGTTCCTCGTTGGAACAAAGAAGGACCTTCTG TCAGGGGCTGCATGTAAGCAGGCAGAGGTGGAGGCTGTGCGCCTGGCCAACGAGATGCAGGCCGAGTACTGGTCGGTGTCAGCGAAGACAG GGGAGAACGTGAAGGCATTCTTCAGCCGTGTAGCTGCCCTGGCATTCGAGCAGTCGGTTCTGCAAGACTTGGAGAGGAGGAGCAGCGCCCGGGCCCAG GAAAGGGCCTGGAGAACAAGAAACTCTGCGTGCCTGCCTCTCAGGACCTTTGTGGTGGCCTCCTTGACTCTTTGGAGGACATCGGAGGCCCTCCGGAGTCTGGCAAGCTCCTCATCGACACCCCTCCATCCTGCACATCCAGGACAGGCAGGCACAACCCAGGCATGCCCTCCCTag
- the RAB36 gene encoding ras-related protein Rab-36 isoform X6, producing MVIAATGPARPGRAAPGAFATPAGHPGRMRSSLTSLGPPVSRDRIITSFPKWYTPDACLQLKEHFHGQVSTTCQRRNTGTVGLRLSKVVVVGDLYVGKTSLIHRFCKNVFDRDYKATIGVDFEIERFEIAGIPYSLQIWDTAGQEKFKCIASAYYRGAQVIITAFDLTDVQTLEHTRQWLEDALRENEPGSCFVFLVGTKKDLLGLHVSRQRWRLCAWPTRCRPSTGRCQRRQERAWRTRNSACLPLRTFVVASLTLWRTSEALRSLASSSSTPLHPAHPGQAGTTQACPP from the exons ATGGTGATCGCGGCCACCGGCCCCGCCAGACCAGGTCGCGCAGCTCCTGGAGCCTTTGCAACTCCCGCGG GACACCCTGGAAGGATGAGGTCTTCGCTGACGTCTTTGGGGCCACCTGTGAGCCGGGACCGCATCATCACCAGCTTCCCTAAG TGGTACACCCCTGACGCCTGCCTGCAGCTCAAGGAGCACTTCCATGGGCAGGTCAGCACCACCTGCCAGCGCAGGAACACAGGGACTGTGGG GCTCCGACTCTCCAAGGTGGTTGTCGTTGGCGATCTCTACGTGGGCAAGACCAGCCTCATCCACAG GTTTTGCAAGAATGTCTTTGACCGTGACTACAAGGCCACCATCGGGGTGGACTTTGAAATCGAGCGCTTCGAGATCGCTGGGATTCCCTACAGCCTGCAGAT CTGGGACACCGCAGGGCAGGAGAAGTTCAAGTGCATCGCATCTGCCTACTACCGGGGTGCCCAGG TGATCATCACAGCCTTCGACCTCACTGACGTGCAGACTCTGGAGCACACCAG GCAGTGGCTGGAGGATGCACTCAGGGAGAACGAGCCGGGCTCCTGCTTCGTGTTCCTCGTTGGAACAAAGAAGGACCTTCTG GGGCTGCATGTAAGCAGGCAGAGGTGGAGGCTGTGCGCCTGGCCAACGAGATGCAGGCCGAGTACTGGTCGGTGTCAGCGAAGACAG GAAAGGGCCTGGAGAACAAGAAACTCTGCGTGCCTGCCTCTCAGGACCTTTGTGGTGGCCTCCTTGACTCTTTGGAGGACATCGGAGGCCCTCCGGAGTCTGGCAAGCTCCTCATCGACACCCCTCCATCCTGCACATCCAGGACAGGCAGGCACAACCCAGGCATGCCCTCCCTag
- the RAB36 gene encoding ras-related protein Rab-36 isoform X4 — MVIAATGPARPGRAAPGAFATPAGHPGRMRSSLTSLGPPVSRDRIITSFPKWYTPDACLQLKEHFHGQVSTTCQRRNTGTVGLRLSKVVVVGDLYVGKTSLIHRFCKNVFDRDYKATIGVDFEIERFEIAGIPYSLQIWDTAGQEKFKCIASAYYRGAQVIITAFDLTDVQTLEHTRQWLEDALRENEPGSCFVFLVGTKKDLLSGAACKQAEVEAVRLANEMQAEYWSVSAKTGENVKAFFSRVAALAFEQSVLQDLERRSSARAQEWRRVHPRPRRARRPPAWVAVSWGLHQKPLLPAHTWAVPPMTVDGVT, encoded by the exons ATGGTGATCGCGGCCACCGGCCCCGCCAGACCAGGTCGCGCAGCTCCTGGAGCCTTTGCAACTCCCGCGG GACACCCTGGAAGGATGAGGTCTTCGCTGACGTCTTTGGGGCCACCTGTGAGCCGGGACCGCATCATCACCAGCTTCCCTAAG TGGTACACCCCTGACGCCTGCCTGCAGCTCAAGGAGCACTTCCATGGGCAGGTCAGCACCACCTGCCAGCGCAGGAACACAGGGACTGTGGG GCTCCGACTCTCCAAGGTGGTTGTCGTTGGCGATCTCTACGTGGGCAAGACCAGCCTCATCCACAG GTTTTGCAAGAATGTCTTTGACCGTGACTACAAGGCCACCATCGGGGTGGACTTTGAAATCGAGCGCTTCGAGATCGCTGGGATTCCCTACAGCCTGCAGAT CTGGGACACCGCAGGGCAGGAGAAGTTCAAGTGCATCGCATCTGCCTACTACCGGGGTGCCCAGG TGATCATCACAGCCTTCGACCTCACTGACGTGCAGACTCTGGAGCACACCAG GCAGTGGCTGGAGGATGCACTCAGGGAGAACGAGCCGGGCTCCTGCTTCGTGTTCCTCGTTGGAACAAAGAAGGACCTTCTG TCAGGGGCTGCATGTAAGCAGGCAGAGGTGGAGGCTGTGCGCCTGGCCAACGAGATGCAGGCCGAGTACTGGTCGGTGTCAGCGAAGACAG GGGAGAACGTGAAGGCATTCTTCAGCCGTGTAGCTGCCCTGGCATTCGAGCAGTCGGTTCTGCAAGACTTGGAGAGGAGGAGCAGCGCCCGGGCCCAG GAATGGAGGAGAGTCCACCCGAGACCCAGGAGAGCACGCCGTCCTCCAGCCTGGGTTGCTGTTAGCTGGGGCCTGCATCAGAAGCCTCTACTCCCCGCACACACATGGGCAGTGCCTCCCATGACTGTGGATGGGGTGACATGA
- the RAB36 gene encoding ras-related protein Rab-36 isoform X5, which translates to MVIAATGPARPGRAAPGAFATPAGHPGRMRSSLTSLGPPVSRDRIITSFPKWYTPDACLQLKEHFHGQVSTTCQRRNTGTVGLRLSKVVVVGDLYVGKTSLIHRFCKNVFDRDYKATIGVDFEIERFEIAGIPYSLQIWDTAGQEKFKCIASAYYRGAQVIITAFDLTDVQTLEHTRQWLEDALRENEPGSCFVFLVGTKKDLLSGAACKQAEVEAVRLANEMQAEYWSVSAKTGENVKAFFSRVAALAFEQSVLQDLERRSSARAQVGDGDLIRMEESPPETQESTPSSSLGCC; encoded by the exons ATGGTGATCGCGGCCACCGGCCCCGCCAGACCAGGTCGCGCAGCTCCTGGAGCCTTTGCAACTCCCGCGG GACACCCTGGAAGGATGAGGTCTTCGCTGACGTCTTTGGGGCCACCTGTGAGCCGGGACCGCATCATCACCAGCTTCCCTAAG TGGTACACCCCTGACGCCTGCCTGCAGCTCAAGGAGCACTTCCATGGGCAGGTCAGCACCACCTGCCAGCGCAGGAACACAGGGACTGTGGG GCTCCGACTCTCCAAGGTGGTTGTCGTTGGCGATCTCTACGTGGGCAAGACCAGCCTCATCCACAG GTTTTGCAAGAATGTCTTTGACCGTGACTACAAGGCCACCATCGGGGTGGACTTTGAAATCGAGCGCTTCGAGATCGCTGGGATTCCCTACAGCCTGCAGAT CTGGGACACCGCAGGGCAGGAGAAGTTCAAGTGCATCGCATCTGCCTACTACCGGGGTGCCCAGG TGATCATCACAGCCTTCGACCTCACTGACGTGCAGACTCTGGAGCACACCAG GCAGTGGCTGGAGGATGCACTCAGGGAGAACGAGCCGGGCTCCTGCTTCGTGTTCCTCGTTGGAACAAAGAAGGACCTTCTG TCAGGGGCTGCATGTAAGCAGGCAGAGGTGGAGGCTGTGCGCCTGGCCAACGAGATGCAGGCCGAGTACTGGTCGGTGTCAGCGAAGACAG GGGAGAACGTGAAGGCATTCTTCAGCCGTGTAGCTGCCCTGGCATTCGAGCAGTCGGTTCTGCAAGACTTGGAGAGGAGGAGCAGCGCCCGGGCCCAGGTCGGCGACGGAGACCTCATCC GAATGGAGGAGAGTCCACCCGAGACCCAGGAGAGCACGCCGTCCTCCAGCCTGGGTTGCTGTTAG